The Pelagibacterium halotolerans B2 genome has a segment encoding these proteins:
- a CDS encoding ABC transporter permease, with translation MKAHPIAARAMRMGITLLVVAVAVFFMVRLSGDPITIMAGPDADPLQIERMRERWGLDRPLHEQLVTFLGGILQGEFGYSIATGMPAGELFLERLPSTVILGLSSLALSIAIGLPLGIIAALRHNSALDRFVMSMSVMAFSMPNFFLGILFILFFSLHLRWLPSFGSGSFLHLILPVMTLGLSSAGAIARFARSCMLDVLNQPYMLAARARGIRPQRRTILHALPNASIPLVTILGMRLGDLVAGAIIVETVFAWPGIGRLLAESVIRRDLAVVQIIVLATATTMVLANLAVDIAYGWLDPRLRKS, from the coding sequence TTGAAAGCCCATCCTATTGCGGCCCGCGCGATGCGCATGGGAATTACCCTTCTCGTCGTTGCTGTAGCCGTGTTCTTTATGGTCCGGCTGTCGGGCGATCCCATCACCATCATGGCCGGACCCGATGCCGATCCACTGCAGATCGAGCGAATGCGCGAACGCTGGGGCCTGGATCGACCACTCCACGAGCAGTTGGTTACATTTCTCGGTGGCATCTTGCAGGGAGAATTCGGCTATTCCATTGCGACGGGCATGCCCGCTGGCGAACTCTTCCTTGAACGCCTGCCGTCAACGGTAATCCTCGGACTGTCCAGTCTTGCACTCAGCATTGCCATTGGCCTGCCGCTGGGGATCATCGCGGCGCTGCGGCACAATTCGGCGCTGGATCGTTTCGTCATGTCGATGTCGGTCATGGCTTTTTCGATGCCGAATTTCTTTCTCGGCATCCTGTTCATTCTGTTCTTTTCCCTTCATCTGCGCTGGCTTCCCAGCTTCGGAAGTGGCTCGTTCCTCCATCTCATCCTGCCGGTGATGACCTTGGGACTGTCCAGCGCCGGCGCCATTGCCCGTTTCGCCCGTTCCTGCATGCTCGATGTTCTCAATCAGCCCTATATGCTGGCAGCCCGGGCTCGCGGCATCCGGCCACAGCGGCGGACAATCCTGCACGCGCTACCCAACGCCTCGATCCCTCTGGTGACCATCCTTGGCATGCGCCTGGGCGATCTGGTTGCGGGGGCAATCATCGTTGAGACCGTCTTTGCCTGGCCCGGCATCGGCCGGCTGCTGGCTGAATCGGTCATCCGCCGCGACCTCGCCGTCGTCCAGATCATCGTCCTCGCCACCGCCACCACAATGGTCCTCGCCAATCTAGCTGTCGACATCGCTTATGGCTGGCTCGATCCCCGGCTGCGCAAATCATGA
- a CDS encoding ABC transporter permease: MKKHFHDIPFTTRLAMVFLVALIVLGLGADFLAPYDYRDTDILARLQPPLLAGGEWDHVFGTDEIGRDVFSRILYGLRTSLLIAALGTMIGAIVGTLLGFVAAHLRGPAEQIIMAAVDFQAAVPFIILVLFFMAIAGSGLWIFLLLVGLAGWEVYARLTRGMVLSAKEQNYVLALQGLELSQSTIYLRHILPNIGSALIVQLTLNFPATVLLETGLSFLGLGVQPPNTSLGLMLGQGRNFLLNAWWIAVFPGSVIFLATLSMSILGDWLRDRLDPLSQSR, from the coding sequence ATGAAAAAGCACTTTCACGACATACCGTTCACAACGCGGCTCGCCATGGTGTTCCTTGTCGCGCTCATCGTTCTGGGTCTGGGCGCGGACTTTCTGGCGCCCTATGATTATCGCGACACCGATATCCTTGCGAGGCTGCAGCCGCCGCTCCTTGCAGGTGGCGAATGGGACCATGTGTTTGGAACCGATGAGATCGGGCGCGACGTGTTTTCGCGCATTCTTTACGGACTGAGGACCAGCCTGCTGATCGCAGCGCTGGGCACCATGATCGGCGCCATCGTCGGCACGCTCCTGGGATTCGTAGCCGCGCATCTTCGCGGGCCCGCCGAACAGATCATCATGGCGGCGGTCGACTTTCAGGCGGCGGTCCCCTTCATCATCCTCGTTCTGTTTTTCATGGCGATCGCAGGGAGCGGATTGTGGATATTCCTCCTGCTGGTGGGGCTTGCCGGCTGGGAGGTCTATGCGCGCCTGACCCGCGGCATGGTGCTGAGCGCCAAGGAGCAGAACTACGTCTTGGCATTGCAGGGCCTTGAGCTGAGCCAGTCGACAATCTATCTGCGCCACATCCTGCCCAACATCGGCAGCGCGCTCATCGTGCAACTGACGCTCAACTTCCCGGCAACAGTCCTGCTTGAAACCGGGCTGAGCTTTCTTGGTCTGGGGGTGCAGCCGCCCAACACCAGCCTTGGGTTGATGTTGGGGCAGGGCCGCAATTTCCTTCTCAATGCATGGTGGATTGCGGTGTTTCCCGGCAGCGTGATTTTCCTCGCAACCCTGTCGATGAGCATTTTGGGCGACTGGCTGCGCGACCGGCTCGATCCGCTTTCACAATCCCGATAA
- a CDS encoding ABC transporter ATP-binding protein — translation MTALLALDNVEKTFRLAGKGLFSPPRPLAAVGGVSLSIAPGRALGLVGESGCGKSTLARIATQFLDPTAGVVRIGGRSLDEVTPQQRQQLRRSVQMVFQNPAGALDSRMAIGDQIEEAVGIAFDGSQPDRLAERDRLLALVGLSTDMAKRFPHQISGGQKQRVVIARALAARPKLLVCDEPLSALDVSVQAQILSLLEKLRRELGLAYLFISHQLSSVRYLCDEIAVMYAGRIVEYGPTAEIFAAPRHPYTRVLLSAALDPRRDRRDETAIGEPPNPLALPSGCPFHPRCAHAMPRCGTERPQLRYADATRQLACHLD, via the coding sequence ATGACCGCGCTGCTCGCCCTCGACAATGTTGAAAAGACCTTCCGTCTTGCAGGCAAGGGTCTGTTCTCTCCGCCGCGCCCGCTTGCCGCAGTCGGTGGGGTTTCGCTTTCGATCGCACCGGGTCGCGCGCTGGGACTGGTGGGGGAAAGCGGGTGTGGCAAGTCCACACTTGCCCGTATTGCCACCCAGTTCCTCGACCCTACGGCCGGCGTCGTCCGCATCGGGGGCCGCAGTCTTGACGAGGTTACTCCGCAACAGCGCCAGCAGCTGCGGCGCAGCGTGCAGATGGTTTTCCAGAACCCGGCCGGGGCCCTGGATTCGCGAATGGCTATTGGCGACCAGATCGAAGAGGCCGTAGGGATTGCCTTTGACGGTTCTCAGCCGGATCGTCTCGCCGAGCGGGACCGTCTGCTTGCGCTTGTGGGGTTGTCCACCGACATGGCGAAGCGATTTCCGCACCAGATTTCGGGCGGGCAGAAACAACGTGTGGTCATTGCCCGCGCGCTGGCGGCCCGGCCCAAACTTCTCGTGTGTGATGAGCCCCTTTCGGCGCTCGACGTTTCAGTGCAGGCCCAGATCCTGAGCCTTCTTGAAAAGCTGCGCCGGGAATTGGGGCTGGCCTATCTGTTCATTTCGCACCAGCTGTCCAGCGTCCGTTATCTCTGCGACGAAATCGCGGTCATGTATGCGGGGCGGATCGTGGAATACGGTCCTACGGCCGAAATTTTTGCGGCACCGCGTCACCCCTATACGCGGGTCCTGCTCTCTGCAGCGCTCGATCCGCGCCGCGATCGACGTGATGAGACGGCCATCGGCGAGCCGCCCAACCCCCTTGCCCTGCCTTCAGGATGCCCTTTCCATCCAAGATGCGCCCACGCCATGCCGCGTTGCGGCACGGAGCGTCCGCAACTGCGGTATGCAGATGCCACCAGGCAACTCGCCTGCCATCTCGACTGA
- a CDS encoding ABC transporter ATP-binding protein produces the protein MTLTLPAPALSTTAMAAPRPIARKAPAFAIENLAVSVPSPDGKLDLVHDVSLSVARGECHAIVGESGCGKTVTCLAALGLMPRSTNVSGSVRLGETQLLGGNRAELEAVRGRKIGMIFQDPQGALNPVRTIGVQLVEPLRLHMGMTRKKARARACELLAMVGISAPETRLEAYPHQLSGGTCQRVMIAMALATEPEILIADEPTTALDATVQLQVLDLLRSIQRQRDLAIVLITHDLGVVSEICDRVTVLYAGRSVESRSMADLFDRPHHPYTRALLDCLPSLDPQAPPPAAIPGEVPGPRQHVSGCAFHPRCSYATAHCAQALPERVASAADGMVRCHNPLGSAGYSLQ, from the coding sequence ATGACGCTGACACTGCCTGCCCCCGCCCTCTCGACTACCGCGATGGCGGCGCCCCGCCCGATCGCACGTAAAGCTCCAGCCTTTGCCATCGAAAATCTCGCGGTCAGCGTTCCATCTCCCGACGGAAAGCTCGACCTCGTCCACGATGTGAGCCTTTCGGTTGCCCGTGGCGAGTGCCACGCCATTGTTGGGGAAAGCGGGTGCGGCAAGACAGTAACCTGCCTTGCAGCGCTCGGGCTCATGCCACGCAGCACCAATGTTTCCGGCTCGGTGCGGTTGGGAGAGACCCAGTTGCTGGGCGGGAACCGGGCCGAGCTCGAAGCGGTAAGGGGTCGGAAGATCGGCATGATCTTTCAGGACCCCCAGGGCGCACTCAATCCCGTGCGCACCATCGGTGTGCAACTGGTCGAGCCTTTGCGGTTGCATATGGGGATGACACGAAAAAAAGCGCGCGCCAGAGCCTGCGAGCTCCTGGCCATGGTGGGAATTTCAGCACCCGAAACGCGACTCGAAGCCTATCCGCACCAGCTTTCCGGCGGCACCTGCCAGCGGGTGATGATCGCCATGGCCCTGGCCACCGAGCCCGAGATCCTGATTGCAGACGAGCCGACCACCGCGCTCGATGCGACAGTGCAACTTCAGGTCCTGGACCTGCTCAGGTCGATCCAGCGCCAGCGCGACCTCGCCATCGTGCTGATTACCCACGATCTTGGCGTCGTCTCGGAAATCTGCGACCGGGTTACAGTGCTCTATGCGGGGCGATCGGTGGAATCGCGGTCCATGGCAGACCTTTTTGATCGACCACATCACCCCTATACCCGCGCTTTGCTTGACTGCCTGCCCTCGCTCGATCCCCAGGCGCCACCGCCGGCTGCAATTCCGGGCGAAGTGCCCGGCCCCCGGCAGCACGTTTCGGGCTGCGCCTTTCACCCGCGCTGTTCGTACGCAACTGCACATTGCGCGCAGGCTCTTCCGGAGCGTGTCGCCAGCGCGGCGGATGGCATGGTGCGGTGCCACAATCCGCTCGGCTCGGCCGGATACAGCCTTCAATGA
- a CDS encoding metallophosphoesterase, with protein sequence MLKLIHMTDLHLTGTGELHFGHDTHEATRQALDHARTHFADAGFLVITGDLANWGEIGAYRKLERLLADYPLPVYLMIGNHDNRDNFLSVFGDRHRFDAPFMQYWADHDRYRLLFLDTQTAGTAGGAFGSHRLRWLDQRLSESEREVLMFMHHHPTPTGAHAMDAKGVADWDAFHRVLARHSAKIRHIFHGHCHTDMQGHIEGISFSGLRSMGSQVYPDLSTEMVSRWEGAPHYAVALIGERSLVTHQQDFTYAGDVHTHPRGQFTDFVNNCAKRGVNVPDADPDPLEIAS encoded by the coding sequence TTGCTCAAGCTTATCCATATGACCGACCTTCACCTGACCGGAACCGGCGAACTCCATTTCGGCCATGACACTCACGAGGCGACGCGGCAGGCGCTCGATCATGCCCGCACCCATTTCGCCGATGCCGGATTTCTGGTCATTACCGGCGATCTTGCCAATTGGGGCGAGATCGGCGCTTATCGCAAGCTGGAGCGCCTTCTGGCCGACTATCCGCTGCCGGTCTATCTGATGATCGGCAACCACGACAACCGGGACAACTTCCTGTCGGTATTCGGCGACCGTCATCGGTTTGACGCACCCTTCATGCAGTACTGGGCCGATCATGATCGCTATCGGCTCCTGTTTCTCGATACCCAGACCGCCGGCACTGCGGGTGGCGCCTTCGGCAGCCACCGCCTGCGCTGGCTCGATCAACGGCTGTCCGAAAGTGAACGCGAGGTGCTGATGTTCATGCACCACCACCCCACCCCGACCGGGGCTCATGCGATGGATGCCAAAGGTGTTGCGGACTGGGACGCGTTCCACAGGGTGCTCGCCCGCCACAGTGCAAAGATCCGGCACATTTTTCACGGCCATTGCCACACCGACATGCAGGGCCACATCGAAGGCATTTCCTTTTCCGGCCTGCGTTCGATGGGATCACAGGTTTATCCCGACCTTTCGACCGAGATGGTCTCGCGCTGGGAAGGCGCGCCCCATTATGCGGTGGCGCTGATCGGTGAGCGCAGCCTTGTGACCCATCAGCAGGATTTCACCTATGCGGGCGATGTCCACACGCATCCAAGGGGCCAGTTTACCGATTTCGTGAACAATTGCGCCAAGCGTGGCGTGAACGTTCCCGACGCCGACCCCGATCCGCTGGAGATCGCATCATGA
- a CDS encoding LysR family transcriptional regulator yields MKINHHQIVAFNAACRHKGFSNAARALGVTQSSVTQNVAKFEAEIGARLFERRRTGLVLTPAGNKIHSVTEEIGHLYLVLEERMGEYAQLNKGLLRIVAAASQPALSYLRRFKERHPGIELAFDNASWRQCADLLRNRDADVALMPQPENAAGLYLWPIEERVHMALVYKGHPLFDAAEITIAQMAQTTVVLASSRSFARWRFERRAAELGVRLPDVMTVGSTPMAVEAVSSGLGIGITYGEAVQSEPRLRAVPIADLADPYSLVAACNSDVRDLAIIRSFFDCMD; encoded by the coding sequence TTGAAAATCAATCATCACCAGATCGTCGCCTTCAACGCCGCCTGCCGGCACAAAGGCTTTTCCAACGCGGCCAGGGCGCTCGGGGTCACCCAGTCCTCGGTCACTCAGAACGTGGCCAAATTCGAAGCCGAGATCGGCGCCCGGCTGTTCGAGCGTCGGCGCACCGGGCTCGTGCTCACCCCGGCCGGGAACAAGATCCATTCGGTTACCGAAGAGATCGGCCATCTCTACCTGGTGCTCGAGGAGCGCATGGGCGAATACGCCCAGCTCAACAAAGGTCTTTTGCGCATCGTCGCCGCGGCGTCCCAACCCGCGCTGTCCTATCTCCGCCGGTTCAAGGAGCGGCATCCGGGCATAGAGTTGGCCTTTGACAATGCGAGCTGGCGTCAATGCGCCGATTTGCTGCGCAATCGCGACGCCGATGTGGCACTCATGCCCCAGCCCGAAAATGCCGCCGGGCTCTATCTCTGGCCGATCGAAGAGCGCGTCCACATGGCTCTGGTTTATAAGGGGCATCCGCTTTTCGATGCGGCTGAAATAACCATTGCCCAGATGGCGCAAACCACAGTGGTTCTGGCCAGTTCACGCTCGTTTGCCCGTTGGCGTTTCGAGCGCCGTGCCGCCGAACTGGGCGTGCGCCTCCCCGACGTCATGACGGTCGGTTCAACCCCGATGGCGGTCGAGGCGGTCAGCAGCGGTCTGGGCATCGGCATCACCTATGGTGAGGCCGTGCAGTCCGAACCGCGCCTGCGCGCGGTCCCGATTGCCGACCTTGCCGACCCCTATTCCCTGGTCGCAGCCTGCAACAGCGACGTGCGGGACCTGGCGATCATCCGCAGCTTTTTCGATTGCATGGATTGA
- a CDS encoding alkaline phosphatase family protein, whose product MTHNRFVVVVLDGLRPDLVTPDRMPNLARFRDEAAVLGGSRALYPSHTRVNKTGLGTGTTPKYHGIHFNKIAGGALKPGGILDVADFPDLAGLDLNADLVTATPLGEVLADADRTMAVIHCGASGAPHLLNYRAAERGQHYLSLAGPQFSSGRLWAAVEAELGPMPSPSGVNLERSRYAVRALTQVVYPQLLPDVTIVWSDEPDKSLHVDGFGGPVSTAALAHADDLVCDVIDWWHGLGDDAPNLLFLSDHGHVETSGTIALNALFAETGLPVTTDPSRPGALLLPFGSGGIYLRDTDSSALADIVSWMQAQPWCGNLLTAGGDGVAGAVPGTFSSSLLSLDHERAPDLFFQLRRMDADGRERQYGHCLNAGDKGPSGSSHGGLHAEELATVFFAAGPDFKSHHRTETVGGMVDVAATILSLFGIEQPQSMVGRPLGGLLADGMEPADALPEVETVSVSNGAFEQHLQIRRLDRRTVADHGWVG is encoded by the coding sequence GTGACCCACAATCGTTTCGTTGTCGTCGTTCTGGATGGCCTGCGGCCCGATCTCGTCACCCCGGACAGGATGCCCAATCTTGCCCGGTTCCGCGACGAGGCAGCGGTGCTGGGCGGCAGCCGGGCGCTTTATCCCAGCCATACGCGCGTTAACAAGACGGGCCTTGGAACCGGCACGACGCCGAAATACCACGGCATCCATTTCAACAAGATCGCCGGCGGCGCGCTCAAGCCCGGCGGCATTCTCGACGTCGCCGATTTCCCGGACCTGGCAGGCCTCGACCTCAACGCCGACCTGGTAACCGCAACGCCCCTCGGTGAGGTATTGGCCGATGCGGACCGGACCATGGCCGTTATCCATTGCGGCGCGTCGGGCGCTCCGCACCTGCTCAATTATCGCGCGGCCGAGCGTGGGCAGCACTATCTGTCGCTGGCCGGACCACAGTTCAGTTCCGGACGGCTCTGGGCTGCAGTCGAGGCCGAACTCGGTCCCATGCCCTCGCCGAGCGGTGTCAATCTTGAACGCTCGCGCTACGCAGTGAGAGCCCTGACCCAAGTCGTTTATCCGCAGCTTTTGCCAGACGTTACGATCGTGTGGTCTGACGAGCCCGACAAATCATTGCATGTCGATGGTTTCGGCGGGCCTGTGTCCACGGCAGCGCTTGCACATGCCGACGATCTGGTTTGCGATGTCATCGATTGGTGGCACGGATTGGGAGACGACGCACCCAATCTGCTGTTCCTGTCCGATCATGGCCATGTGGAAACCTCCGGCACCATCGCGCTGAATGCCCTTTTCGCCGAAACCGGCCTGCCGGTCACCACCGACCCGAGCCGGCCCGGCGCATTGCTGCTCCCGTTCGGCAGCGGTGGCATTTATCTGCGCGATACCGACAGTTCGGCCCTCGCCGATATCGTCTCCTGGATGCAGGCCCAGCCCTGGTGCGGCAATTTGCTGACCGCTGGCGGGGACGGGGTGGCCGGTGCGGTCCCGGGCACGTTTTCGTCCAGCCTGCTCTCACTCGATCATGAACGCGCGCCGGATCTGTTCTTTCAATTGCGCCGCATGGACGCCGACGGACGTGAGCGGCAATATGGCCACTGCCTCAATGCAGGAGACAAAGGGCCAAGCGGGTCGAGCCATGGTGGGCTGCACGCCGAGGAACTCGCTACGGTCTTTTTCGCCGCTGGGCCAGACTTCAAAAGTCATCACCGGACGGAAACCGTCGGCGGCATGGTCGATGTGGCCGCAACCATCCTGTCGCTGTTCGGCATCGAGCAGCCCCAGTCGATGGTTGGCCGGCCGCTGGGCGGCTTGCTTGCCGACGGCATGGAGCCCGCTGACGCGTTGCCTGAAGTGGAAACCGTTTCAGTCAGCAATGGCGCGTTCGAGCAGCATTTGCAGATCCGCAGGCTCGATCGCCGCACCGTCGCCGATCACGGCTGGGTGGGATGA
- a CDS encoding dihydrodipicolinate synthase family protein: MAASIFSGCIPALMTPCKPDRTPDFDALVRKGEGLIAAGMRAVVYCGSMGDWPLLTDAQRMEGVARLVGAGVPVIVGTGAINTASAVAIAAHAQEAGAQGLMVIPRVLSRGPSTTAQRHHFKAILSAAPDLPAVIYNSPYYGFTTRAELFFALRAEHNNLVGFKEFGGTESLTYAAENITSQDDEISLMIGVDTTVFHGFVNCGAAGAITGIGNVLPREVLHLCALAKAAADGDVEARQRALELEGALGALSAFDEGPDLVLFYKHLMTVKGDKEYALNFNETDTLTDSQRGYAESQLRLFESWYAQWSTLPGAVQIYA, translated from the coding sequence ATGGCCGCCAGCATCTTTTCAGGGTGCATTCCAGCCCTGATGACACCCTGCAAGCCGGATCGGACGCCCGATTTCGACGCATTGGTCCGCAAGGGCGAAGGGTTGATCGCTGCCGGGATGCGCGCCGTCGTCTATTGCGGGTCGATGGGCGACTGGCCGCTCTTGACCGACGCCCAGCGCATGGAAGGCGTCGCCAGACTGGTCGGCGCGGGTGTGCCGGTGATCGTGGGAACCGGCGCCATCAACACCGCCTCGGCGGTCGCCATCGCAGCCCATGCCCAAGAGGCCGGGGCGCAGGGCCTGATGGTCATTCCGCGCGTCCTGTCGCGCGGGCCGTCGACCACCGCGCAACGCCATCACTTCAAAGCAATCCTTTCGGCGGCGCCCGATCTGCCGGCGGTGATTTACAACAGTCCCTATTATGGCTTTACGACACGCGCCGAGCTGTTTTTCGCGTTGCGCGCGGAACACAACAACCTCGTCGGTTTCAAGGAATTCGGCGGCACCGAATCCCTGACCTATGCCGCTGAAAACATCACCAGCCAGGATGATGAGATTTCGCTGATGATCGGTGTCGATACGACAGTCTTCCACGGCTTCGTCAATTGCGGTGCGGCGGGTGCCATCACCGGGATCGGCAATGTCCTGCCCCGCGAAGTGCTCCATCTCTGTGCGCTGGCGAAGGCGGCGGCGGATGGCGATGTCGAAGCCCGCCAGCGCGCGCTCGAACTCGAAGGTGCGCTTGGGGCTCTGTCCGCATTCGATGAAGGGCCGGATCTCGTGCTGTTTTACAAGCATTTGATGACCGTCAAGGGCGACAAGGAATATGCGCTAAACTTCAATGAAACCGACACCCTCACCGATAGCCAGCGCGGCTACGCCGAAAGCCAGTTGCGCCTGTTCGAGAGCTGGTACGCGCAGTGGAGCACGCTGCCGGGCGCGGTCCAGATATACGCCTAG
- a CDS encoding GntR family transcriptional regulator, giving the protein MDGMVKETVERKPESTGTPKRGSGSSHVHKILRNEIIDLKLAPGSPMDELQLAERFALSRTPIREALVRLSVEGLITTLPNRATIVSNIDFLHLPQFFDALTLMYRVTTRLAAGHHHADDIVRMQAKQEEFTRAVQARDALALIATNRDFHLEIARAGGNSYYTELFTRLLDENRRLLRLYYSSFNDDLPRKYVIEHDQMIAAIAARDVDEADRLASAHAEQIVTQIQSYITADKRLNAQMSL; this is encoded by the coding sequence ATGGATGGCATGGTCAAAGAGACCGTCGAAAGAAAACCTGAAAGCACCGGCACCCCCAAACGCGGGTCAGGTTCCAGCCATGTTCACAAGATTCTGCGCAACGAGATCATCGATCTCAAGCTGGCTCCCGGCAGTCCAATGGACGAGTTGCAACTGGCCGAACGGTTCGCGCTTTCACGCACACCGATCCGCGAAGCTCTCGTTCGCCTCTCTGTCGAAGGATTGATCACCACCCTACCGAACCGGGCGACGATCGTTTCCAACATAGACTTTCTCCACCTGCCCCAATTTTTCGATGCACTAACGCTGATGTACCGGGTCACCACGAGGCTGGCCGCCGGTCATCACCACGCTGACGATATCGTCCGAATGCAGGCCAAGCAGGAAGAGTTTACGCGCGCAGTGCAAGCGCGCGACGCGCTCGCCCTGATCGCAACCAACCGCGATTTTCACCTCGAAATCGCTCGGGCGGGTGGGAACAGCTACTATACCGAACTCTTTACAAGGCTGCTCGACGAGAATCGGCGACTCCTGCGGCTTTACTATTCCTCCTTCAACGACGATCTGCCGCGCAAATACGTTATCGAGCATGACCAGATGATCGCGGCGATCGCGGCTCGGGATGTCGATGAGGCCGATCGGCTGGCCAGCGCTCATGCGGAGCAGATTGTCACCCAGATTCAGTCCTACATCACCGCCGACAAGCGCCTAAACGCCCAGATGTCTTTGTAG
- a CDS encoding NAD(P)/FAD-dependent oxidoreductase — MRVAVIGAGIIGVTAALALTERGHAVTIFDRQGVASGASGGNAGAFAFADVIPLATPGIIKKAPAWLFDPNGPLSIPPAYALKIAPWLLAFFKASLPARYRAAVAAQGALMDHSAAALERLVKTCDLEGLLRREGQLQLYEGEHEFRASLPGWQERRVVGVKFDLLEGPEAIAEIQPGLARRFTHAGFTPDWKNVTDPAVWTEAIAEIALTRGATLIRSEITTIRPTETGMELIGPGENSTFDRVVVAAGAHSGGLTQQLGLNLPLETERGYNVSLPEGAFDLRTHLTFAGHGFVVSRIGDGIRVGGGVELGGLELAPRMGRADALLAKAARFLPELRTAGGRRWMGFRPSMPDSLPVIDVAPGNPRVILAFGHGHLGLTQSAGTAEIVADLVDDAPPAIDMAPFRATRF; from the coding sequence ATGCGCGTCGCAGTAATCGGAGCAGGGATCATCGGCGTGACCGCTGCGCTGGCCCTGACCGAACGCGGACACGCGGTAACGATATTCGACCGTCAGGGCGTGGCCTCGGGGGCCTCAGGTGGCAATGCCGGCGCATTTGCCTTTGCCGATGTCATCCCGCTCGCAACGCCAGGCATCATCAAAAAGGCACCCGCCTGGCTTTTCGATCCCAACGGGCCGCTTTCCATTCCTCCCGCCTATGCACTAAAGATCGCGCCTTGGCTCCTGGCTTTCTTTAAGGCGAGCTTGCCCGCCCGCTACCGTGCCGCGGTCGCGGCGCAAGGCGCCCTGATGGACCATTCCGCTGCCGCCCTCGAGCGTCTGGTGAAAACCTGCGATCTTGAAGGATTGCTGCGCCGCGAGGGGCAGTTGCAACTCTATGAGGGCGAGCACGAATTCAGGGCCAGCCTTCCTGGTTGGCAAGAGCGGCGTGTCGTCGGTGTCAAATTCGATCTTCTCGAAGGCCCCGAAGCGATTGCTGAAATCCAGCCCGGCCTTGCTCGCCGCTTTACCCATGCAGGGTTCACCCCCGACTGGAAGAACGTCACTGACCCCGCGGTCTGGACTGAAGCGATTGCTGAAATTGCGTTGACCCGTGGTGCAACGCTGATCAGGTCGGAAATTACGACCATCAGGCCCACCGAGACCGGTATGGAACTGATAGGTCCGGGCGAAAATTCCACCTTCGACCGCGTAGTTGTTGCGGCGGGCGCTCATTCGGGCGGGTTGACGCAGCAACTGGGCCTAAATCTCCCGCTCGAAACCGAGCGCGGCTACAATGTGTCCCTCCCCGAAGGTGCTTTCGATCTGCGCACGCACCTGACTTTTGCCGGGCATGGATTCGTCGTCAGCCGCATCGGGGATGGCATCCGCGTCGGTGGAGGCGTCGAACTCGGGGGGCTCGAACTTGCACCCCGAATGGGCCGCGCCGATGCCCTGCTGGCCAAGGCAGCACGCTTTCTGCCCGAGCTCAGGACTGCGGGTGGGCGCCGCTGGATGGGGTTCCGCCCCTCCATGCCCGACAGCCTGCCGGTTATCGATGTTGCACCGGGCAATCCTCGTGTCATTCTGGCGTTCGGTCATGGGCATCTGGGGCTTACGCAATCGGCAGGAACCGCAGAAATTGTCGCCGATCTTGTCGACGATGCGCCGCCGGCCATCGACATGGCGCCGTTTAGGGCAACCCGTTTTTGA